Within Runella rosea, the genomic segment GTTTGGCTTCAGGGACAAAAATTGCGCCTTGCCAGCGACCAGCTCATTCCAGGCCATCCCGACATCAAAATTGTTCATCAAGATTATAACCTTTCGGCACCGTTGACGGTCCGAGAGAACATAAATTACGCGTTGCGGTACTACGAAAAAACCTACCGCGACGAACGGGTGGACGAGTTACTCCAGCTTTGTCAACTGGAATCCGTGGCCGAACATCCCGCCAAATCACTCTCTGGCGGCGAAAAACAGCGCACCGCCATTGCCCGTGCTCTGGCCGAAGAAGCCAAAGTATTGCTGTTGGATGAGCCTTTTGCCCATTTGGATCTCCCCAACCGCCGCCGCCTCACCGAAACCATTCGAGAGTTGGCCGAACAAACGGGCATTGCCTGCATTTTTGTCACACACGATGCCAACGATGCCCTCAGCCTCTCTACGCGCATGGGCATTTTACAACACGGAAATTTGATTCAGCTCGGTACGCCAGAAATTATTTATCATTCACCCGCTGATGCCTACGTGGCCGAACTGACGGGAGAGATAAATCTGTTGGGCGCTGATTTTTTAAAAAACGATGTCCATTCCCGTCTCCCCGATGGCCGCATCGCCGTTCGGCCCGAAAAACTCACGCTCTCCTTTTCGCCCACCATTTATGGGGTAGAAAGTGTGGTAAAACGCGTTGTATTTGAAGGTAGTCACTACAAAATATACCTTCAAGCCGGGCACCAACTGCTCAAAGTCTATCATCATGAAGTGGTGCCTTTAGGTAAATCAGTCTTTGTTGATTTCCGTACTTTCTAAAATCGAAGAATGATAAGGTAGAATACAAGAAAGTAGAGATAAATCGCCTGCGTACAATGGGG encodes:
- a CDS encoding ABC transporter ATP-binding protein, with the protein product MSFFKLNSVSKIYQQQWVVKEVSFTLSEGEIFGLLGESGSGKSTLLRIAAGLLDPDAGDVWLQGQKLRLASDQLIPGHPDIKIVHQDYNLSAPLTVRENINYALRYYEKTYRDERVDELLQLCQLESVAEHPAKSLSGGEKQRTAIARALAEEAKVLLLDEPFAHLDLPNRRRLTETIRELAEQTGIACIFVTHDANDALSLSTRMGILQHGNLIQLGTPEIIYHSPADAYVAELTGEINLLGADFLKNDVHSRLPDGRIAVRPEKLTLSFSPTIYGVESVVKRVVFEGSHYKIYLQAGHQLLKVYHHEVVPLGKSVFVDFRTF